The bacterium genomic sequence GATTGGGCTTGGTTTTGCCGATACCGTTGGGTGACAGACTTACCCATGTACGCGGATCCCAAAGTCTTTTGAGGCTGGAATTTTTGATGCGATGATCCATGAAGGACTTTTTGCCGTAAGGTTCTTTTAAAAAAAATGTGTTTTCGAGGGATTACTATAGAATGAAGATAGATAAGGACAATTCGAAATGCTACAACTTTTTACCGGGTCAATGTCCCGCAGATTACGCTAATTATCGCAGGCATCAGACAACGAATATCAACGATATCTGCGGGAGATAAATTACGAGGCGATGAGCCGCAGTTTTTTCTGCGGATGGGATATAAATTCCGCGTCGTTATCCCCGACCAACACCATTTCCTCGACCGTCGCCACGCCGTATCCTTCCACAGTCAGCCGCGGCTCAATGGTGAATACCATGCCTTTTTCGATCAACTGAAACGGTTTTTGTGCATACTTCTCCCACGCGGGGCCCAGCAGAGCCGTGCCGTCATGCGCAAACCGTCCGACTTGATGACCGAGGCCATGCGGAAATTCCGCATATCCGTTTTTTACGATATGTTCACGCGCAACCTTGTCAACCTCCACGCCTTTCACACCAGGTTTTAGCGCAAGGCGGGATAATTCAATGGACTCAACAATTGTATCGAAACCTCTTTGTACCGGTTCAGGCGCGCGCATTTCACCTTTTTTTAGAATATAGAATGTTCGTTGCAGATCGGAGCAGTAGTGATTGAACTTAACGCCGAAATCAATATTTAAAACATGGCCGGGCCTTACAACGCGTTCCGTCGGATGGTAATGCGCGCCGGCATGTTCTGGCCCTGTAAATACCGAAGGACAGGTTTTTTCATCCCAAGCCAGATCAAGATGTTGATGCCTAACTTTTTCTTTTATAAAATCCGCAATTTCGTTTTCCGTCACGCCGGGCTTAATAAACCGTGCCGCGTCATCAAGAATACTTTCAGCTTTGACAATGGCTTCTTTGATTAATTTAATCTCCGTTACCGTTTTC encodes the following:
- a CDS encoding aminopeptidase P family protein, which encodes MLTQEKVNQAKAILKEFKIDCWITFTRESALNGDPTLPFLINGDVTWHSMFIITSSGKTFAIVGQYDKMAVEDLGAYDEVIGYVEGIKSQFIETLRKINPSSIAANYSMGSEICDGLTHGMYLTLFEFLSEAGYEDRLIPAEKIISALRQRKTVTEIKLIKEAIVKAESILDDAARFIKPGVTENEIADFIKEKVRHQHLDLAWDEKTCPSVFTGPEHAGAHYHPTERVVRPGHVLNIDFGVKFNHYCSDLQRTFYILKKGEMRAPEPVQRGFDTIVESIELSRLALKPGVKGVEVDKVAREHIVKNGYAEFPHGLGHQVGRFAHDGTALLGPAWEKYAQKPFQLIEKGMVFTIEPRLTVEGYGVATVEEMVLVGDNDAEFISHPQKKLRLIAS